The following proteins are co-located in the Streptomyces sp. DT2A-34 genome:
- a CDS encoding vitamin B12-dependent ribonucleotide reductase: protein MTETASGPARSSRAKGTKAAKGLRIERIHTTPGVHPYDEVAWERRDVVMTNWRDGSVNFEQRGVEFPDFWSVNAVNIVTSKYFRGAVGTPQREVSLKQLIDRIVKTYRKAGEDYKYFASPADAEIFEHELAYALLHQIFSFNSPVWFNVGTPQPQQVSACFILAVDDSMESILDWYKEEGMIFKGGSGAGLNLSRIRSSKELLSSGGNASGPVSFMRGADASAGTIKSGGATRRAAKMVILDVDHPDIEDFIETKVKEEEKIRALRDAGFDMDLGGDDITSVQYQNANNSVRVNDEFMKAVEEGGKFGLRARMTGEVIEEVDAKALFRKMAEAAWACADPGIQYDDTINHWHTCPESGRINGSNPCSEYMHLDNTSCNLASLNLMKFLKDDGKGNQSFEVERFAKVVELVITAMDISICFADFPTQKIGENTRAFRQLGIGYANLGALLMATGHAYDSDGGRALAGAITSLMTGTSYRRSAELAAVVGPYDGYARNAQPHLRVMKQHADANGVAVRMDDLDTPIWAAATEAWQDVLRLGEKNGFRNSQASVIAPTGTIGLAMSCDTTGLEPDLALVKFKKLVGGGSMQIVNGTVPQALRRLGYQEEQIEAIVAHIADHGNVVDAPGLKHEHYEVFDCAMGERSISAMGHVRMMAAIQPWISGALSKTVNMPESATVEEVEEIYFEAWKLGVKALAIYRDNCKVGQPLSAKTKEKEKTEITEKAEATIRETVEKVVEYRPVRKRLPKGRPGITTSFTVGGAEGYMTANSYPDDGLGEVFLKMSKQGSTLAGMMDAFSIAVSVGLQYGVPLETYVSKFTNMRFEPAGMTDDPDVRMAQSIVDYIFRRLALDFLPFETRSALGIHSAEERQRHLETGSYEPSEDEVDVEGLAQSAPRAQELKAVATPKAEVEAAKPAPQQAHTSAELVEMQLGIQADAPLCFSCGTKMQRAGSCYICEGCGSTSGCS, encoded by the coding sequence ATGACAGAGACGGCGAGCGGTCCGGCACGGAGTTCCCGCGCCAAGGGCACCAAGGCGGCCAAGGGACTGCGTATCGAGCGCATCCACACCACCCCCGGCGTGCACCCGTACGACGAGGTGGCCTGGGAGCGCCGTGACGTCGTCATGACCAACTGGCGCGACGGCTCGGTCAACTTCGAGCAGCGCGGCGTCGAGTTCCCCGACTTCTGGTCGGTGAACGCGGTCAACATCGTCACCAGCAAGTACTTCCGCGGTGCCGTCGGCACTCCGCAGCGCGAGGTGAGCCTGAAGCAGCTCATCGACCGCATCGTGAAGACGTACCGGAAGGCCGGCGAGGACTACAAGTACTTCGCCTCGCCCGCCGACGCCGAGATCTTCGAGCACGAGCTGGCCTACGCCCTCCTGCACCAGATCTTCAGCTTCAACAGCCCGGTTTGGTTCAACGTCGGTACGCCCCAGCCGCAGCAGGTCTCCGCCTGCTTCATCCTGGCCGTCGACGACTCCATGGAGTCGATTCTCGACTGGTACAAGGAAGAGGGCATGATCTTCAAGGGCGGCTCCGGCGCCGGCCTGAACCTCTCCCGCATCCGCTCCTCCAAGGAGCTGCTGTCCTCCGGCGGCAACGCCTCCGGCCCCGTCTCCTTCATGCGCGGCGCCGACGCCTCCGCAGGAACGATCAAGTCGGGCGGTGCCACCCGCCGCGCCGCCAAGATGGTCATCCTCGATGTCGACCACCCCGACATCGAGGACTTCATCGAGACCAAGGTGAAGGAAGAGGAGAAGATCCGCGCCCTGCGTGACGCGGGCTTCGACATGGACCTGGGCGGCGACGACATCACGTCCGTCCAGTACCAGAACGCCAACAACTCGGTGCGCGTGAACGACGAGTTCATGAAGGCGGTCGAGGAGGGCGGCAAGTTCGGCCTCCGCGCGCGGATGACCGGCGAGGTCATCGAAGAGGTCGACGCCAAGGCGCTGTTCCGCAAGATGGCCGAGGCCGCCTGGGCCTGCGCCGACCCGGGCATCCAGTACGACGACACCATCAACCACTGGCACACCTGCCCGGAGTCCGGCCGTATCAACGGCTCGAACCCCTGCAGCGAGTACATGCACCTGGACAACACGTCCTGCAACCTGGCCTCGCTGAACCTGATGAAGTTCCTGAAGGACGACGGCAAGGGAAACCAGTCCTTCGAGGTCGAGCGCTTCGCGAAGGTCGTCGAGCTCGTCATCACCGCGATGGACATCTCCATCTGCTTCGCGGACTTCCCGACGCAGAAGATCGGCGAGAACACGCGCGCGTTCCGCCAGCTCGGCATCGGCTACGCCAACCTCGGCGCCCTGCTGATGGCGACCGGCCACGCGTACGACTCGGACGGCGGACGTGCCCTCGCCGGTGCCATCACCTCCCTGATGACCGGCACGTCGTATCGCCGCTCCGCCGAACTCGCCGCGGTCGTCGGCCCGTACGACGGCTACGCCCGCAACGCCCAGCCGCACCTGCGCGTCATGAAGCAGCACGCCGACGCCAACGGCGTGGCCGTCCGCATGGACGACCTGGACACGCCGATCTGGGCCGCCGCCACGGAGGCCTGGCAGGACGTGCTGCGCCTCGGTGAGAAGAACGGTTTCCGTAACTCCCAGGCGTCCGTCATCGCCCCGACCGGCACCATCGGTCTCGCGATGTCCTGCGACACCACCGGCCTCGAGCCCGACCTCGCCCTGGTCAAGTTCAAGAAGCTGGTCGGCGGCGGCTCGATGCAGATCGTCAACGGCACCGTCCCGCAGGCCCTGCGCCGCCTGGGCTACCAGGAGGAGCAGATCGAGGCGATCGTCGCCCACATCGCCGACCACGGCAATGTCGTCGACGCCCCCGGCCTCAAGCACGAGCACTACGAGGTCTTCGACTGCGCCATGGGCGAGCGCTCCATCTCCGCGATGGGCCACGTCCGCATGATGGCCGCGATCCAGCCCTGGATCTCCGGCGCGCTCTCCAAGACGGTCAACATGCCGGAGTCGGCGACCGTCGAGGAGGTCGAGGAGATCTACTTCGAGGCCTGGAAGCTCGGCGTCAAGGCGCTCGCGATCTACCGCGACAACTGCAAGGTCGGCCAGCCCCTCTCCGCCAAGACCAAGGAGAAGGAGAAGACCGAGATCACGGAGAAGGCCGAGGCCACCATCCGTGAGACGGTCGAGAAGGTCGTCGAGTACCGCCCGGTCCGCAAGCGCCTCCCGAAGGGCCGCCCCGGCATCACCACGTCCTTCACGGTCGGTGGCGCCGAGGGCTACATGACCGCCAACTCCTACCCCGACGACGGTCTCGGCGAGGTCTTCCTGAAGATGTCCAAGCAGGGCTCGACCCTCGCGGGCATGATGGACGCCTTCTCCATCGCGGTCTCCGTCGGCCTTCAGTACGGCGTGCCGCTGGAGACGTACGTCTCGAAGTTCACCAACATGCGCTTCGAGCCGGCCGGCATGACGGACGACCCGGACGTGCGGATGGCGCAGTCGATCGTCGACTACATCTTCCGTCGCCTGGCGCTCGACTTCCTGCCCTTCGAGACGCGTTCCGCGCTCGGCATCCACTCCGCCGAGGAGCGTCAGCGTCACCTGGAGACCGGTTCGTACGAGCCGTCCGAGGACGAGGTCGACGTGGAGGGCCTGGCCCAGTCGGCGCCGCGCGCCCAGGAGCTGAAGGCCGTCGCCACGCCGAAGGCCGAGGTCGAGGCGGCCAAGCCCGCTCCGCAGCAGGCGCACACCAGCGCCGAGCTGGTGGAGATGCAGCTGGGTATCCAGGCCGACGCTCCGCTGTGCTTCTCCTGCGGCACGAAGATGCAGCGGGCCGGTTCCTGCTACATCTGCGAGGGCTGCGGCTCGACCAGCGGCTGCAGCTGA
- a CDS encoding histidine phosphatase family protein: MARPRRIVLVRHGESTGNVDDAVYEREPDHALALTERGWRQAEETGKRLREVFGRERVSVYVSPYRRTHETLRAFHLDPELIRVREEPRLREQDWGNWQDRDDVRLQKSYRDAYGHFFYRFAQGESGADVYDRVGNFLESLYRSFEAPDHPPNVLLVTHGLAMRLFSMRWFHWTVAEFESLSNPGNAEMRMLVLGDDGKYTLDRPFERWREPEPYGITG; the protein is encoded by the coding sequence ATGGCACGACCACGGCGCATCGTCCTTGTCCGGCACGGCGAGTCAACGGGCAATGTTGATGACGCCGTGTACGAGCGTGAACCCGACCACGCCCTGGCCCTGACCGAGCGGGGCTGGCGGCAGGCCGAGGAGACGGGTAAACGGCTGCGGGAGGTGTTCGGACGCGAGCGCGTCAGCGTCTACGTCTCGCCCTACCGTCGTACGCACGAAACACTGCGGGCCTTCCACCTGGATCCCGAGCTCATACGGGTGCGTGAGGAGCCCCGGCTGCGTGAGCAGGACTGGGGGAACTGGCAGGACCGCGACGACGTACGCCTCCAGAAGTCCTACCGGGACGCCTACGGCCACTTCTTCTACCGCTTCGCCCAGGGCGAGTCCGGCGCCGACGTGTACGACCGGGTCGGCAACTTCCTGGAGAGCCTGTACCGCAGCTTCGAGGCCCCCGACCATCCGCCGAACGTGCTGCTCGTGACCCATGGCCTGGCGATGCGGCTGTTCTCTATGCGCTGGTTCCACTGGACGGTCGCGGAATTCGAGTCGCTGTCGAACCCGGGGAACGCGGAGATGCGGATGCTCGTTCTCGGGGACGACGGCAAGTACACGCTTGACCGGCCTTTCGAACGCTGGCGTGAGCCGGAACCGTACGGGATCACCGGATAG
- a CDS encoding TerD family protein: protein MNAINKGIRKVEISVKWDPSPAGQPPTDLDLVAATYLASDPYGDPAYVVHFDSRSPDGTIYLNRDSKDGKGFGWDEVLTVELDRLDSRYARVLVGVVIQQRPSTRTFVSVIKPALRIREGYTVMAEDDFGGVLGSTAATVAEFVRQGSGTWDFHPGIHGFEDDPVTFTATMGRTRQP from the coding sequence GTGAACGCCATCAACAAGGGGATCCGGAAGGTCGAGATCTCAGTCAAGTGGGACCCGAGTCCGGCTGGGCAGCCGCCCACCGACCTGGACCTCGTCGCCGCGACCTACCTGGCGAGCGATCCGTACGGCGATCCCGCCTATGTGGTGCACTTCGACAGCCGCTCGCCCGACGGCACCATCTATCTCAACCGGGACAGCAAGGACGGCAAGGGCTTCGGCTGGGACGAGGTCCTGACCGTGGAGCTCGACCGGCTCGACAGCCGGTACGCGCGCGTGCTGGTCGGAGTCGTGATCCAGCAGCGCCCCTCGACGCGCACCTTCGTCAGCGTCATCAAGCCGGCCCTGCGCATCCGCGAGGGCTACACCGTCATGGCCGAGGACGACTTCGGTGGCGTCCTCGGGTCGACGGCGGCCACGGTCGCGGAGTTCGTACGCCAAGGGTCGGGCACCTGGGACTTCCATCCGGGCATCCACGGTTTCGAGGACGACCCGGTGACGTTCACAGCGACCATGGGCAGGACCCGCCAGCCCTGA
- the nrdR gene encoding transcriptional regulator NrdR, with product MHCPFCRHPDSRVVDSRTTDDGTSIRRRRQCPDCSRRFTTVETCSLMVIKRSGVTEPFSRTKVINGVRKACQGRPVTEDALAQLGQRVEEAVRATGSAELTTHDVGLAILGPLQELDLVAYLRFASVYRAFDSLEDFEAAIAELREATGRPAADDDDREDGAGAGVVAGGQEDDRGSGGAAQVPVPANAAD from the coding sequence ATGCACTGCCCCTTCTGCAGGCACCCCGACAGCCGCGTCGTCGACAGTCGTACGACCGACGACGGCACGTCGATCCGCAGGCGCCGCCAGTGTCCTGATTGCTCCCGTCGTTTCACGACCGTGGAGACGTGCTCACTGATGGTGATCAAGCGGTCCGGAGTCACTGAGCCATTCAGCCGTACCAAGGTCATCAACGGTGTGCGCAAGGCATGCCAGGGACGACCTGTCACCGAGGACGCGCTCGCGCAGCTCGGCCAGCGGGTCGAGGAGGCGGTGCGGGCCACCGGAAGCGCCGAGCTGACCACCCACGACGTGGGGCTGGCCATACTCGGCCCGTTGCAGGAGCTCGACCTCGTCGCCTATCTGCGATTCGCCTCCGTCTACCGGGCGTTCGACTCGCTCGAGGACTTCGAGGCCGCGATCGCGGAGCTCAGGGAGGCGACGGGACGCCCCGCTGCGGACGACGACGACCGCGAAGACGGCGCAGGCGCAGGCGTGGTCGCGGGGGGCCAGGAAGACGACCGCGGGTCCGGTGGGGCTGCACAGGTCCCCGTGCCCGCCAACGCCGCCGACTGA
- a CDS encoding MFS transporter — MTTSQLIKDQKPGAARREGHPGIALTVIAACQLMVALDATIVNIALPHIQDALKFSTTDLTWVVSAYTLTFGGLLLLGGRAGDILGRRRVFMAGILLFTLASLLGGLAQEPWQLLAARVLQGMGGAIASPTSLALITTTFPEGPERNRAFGVFAAVSAGGGAIGLLTGGMLTEWLDWRWVLFVNVPIGILIAVLAPLYISESERHSGRFDIAGALTSTAGMASLVYGFIRAADEGWRDNLTIGSFAAAVVLLLAFAFIESRAKEPITPLRMFADRNRSGTYVIMLSLAAAMFGMFFYIVLFVQNVLQYSPIEAGLAFLPVTVVIALGAGLSQRFLPVLGPKPFMLVGSALTAIGLAWQTLISASSSYAGGVLGPMLLFGFGMGLNFVTLTVTAVSGVAQHEAGAASGLLNATQQVGGSLGLSILTTVFGSASKDEAEKQLPKFMAEGSAEQKAEFAKTQQLPGPWGHEVLTQGISTGFVAAAAMAVLALATAWLVIRVRKSDLDALAGTSGPMAG, encoded by the coding sequence GTGACAACCTCTCAGTTGATCAAGGACCAGAAACCAGGTGCGGCCCGCCGGGAGGGGCATCCCGGCATCGCGCTCACCGTCATCGCGGCCTGCCAACTCATGGTGGCACTCGACGCGACGATTGTGAACATTGCACTCCCGCACATTCAAGACGCGCTCAAGTTCAGCACCACCGACCTCACCTGGGTCGTCAGCGCCTACACACTCACCTTCGGCGGTCTGCTGCTTCTCGGCGGCCGCGCTGGTGACATCCTGGGCCGCCGCCGGGTGTTCATGGCCGGCATCCTGCTGTTCACCCTCGCCTCGCTGCTCGGCGGACTCGCCCAGGAACCCTGGCAGTTGCTGGCCGCGCGCGTGCTCCAGGGCATGGGTGGCGCGATTGCCTCGCCCACTTCGCTGGCGCTCATCACCACCACGTTCCCCGAAGGCCCGGAACGCAACCGCGCGTTCGGCGTCTTCGCCGCCGTCTCCGCAGGCGGTGGCGCCATCGGTCTGCTCACGGGCGGCATGCTCACCGAGTGGCTCGACTGGCGGTGGGTGCTCTTCGTCAACGTGCCGATCGGCATCCTGATCGCGGTGCTCGCGCCGCTGTACATCAGCGAGTCCGAACGGCACAGCGGCCGCTTCGACATAGCGGGCGCACTGACCTCCACGGCAGGCATGGCATCCCTGGTCTACGGCTTCATCCGCGCGGCGGACGAAGGCTGGCGGGATAACCTGACCATCGGGTCCTTCGCAGCCGCGGTGGTCCTGCTGCTGGCCTTCGCGTTCATCGAGTCGCGGGCCAAGGAGCCCATAACCCCGCTCAGGATGTTCGCCGACCGCAACCGCTCGGGCACGTATGTGATCATGCTGAGCCTGGCTGCGGCGATGTTCGGGATGTTCTTCTACATCGTGCTCTTCGTGCAGAACGTGCTGCAGTACAGCCCGATCGAGGCCGGTCTCGCCTTCCTGCCGGTGACGGTCGTGATCGCACTCGGCGCGGGCCTGTCGCAGCGCTTCCTGCCGGTGCTCGGCCCCAAGCCGTTCATGCTCGTGGGCTCGGCCCTCACGGCGATCGGGCTGGCCTGGCAGACCCTGATCAGCGCCAGCAGCTCGTACGCCGGCGGAGTACTCGGGCCGATGCTGTTGTTCGGCTTCGGCATGGGCCTGAACTTCGTGACGCTGACGGTCACCGCGGTCTCCGGCGTCGCCCAGCACGAGGCCGGTGCCGCGTCCGGGCTGCTCAACGCCACGCAGCAGGTGGGTGGTTCGCTCGGCCTGTCCATCCTGACGACGGTGTTCGGCTCGGCCAGCAAGGACGAGGCGGAGAAGCAGCTGCCGAAGTTCATGGCGGAGGGATCCGCCGAGCAGAAGGCGGAGTTCGCCAAGACCCAGCAGCTGCCCGGACCGTGGGGACACGAGGTGCTCACGCAAGGCATCTCGACCGGCTTTGTGGCGGCCGCCGCGATGGCCGTACTCGCCCTCGCCACCGCGTGGTTGGTGATCCGGGTCCGCAAGAGCGATCTGGACGCCCTCGCCGGAACCTCGGGTCCGATGGCCGGCTGA
- a CDS encoding ADP-ribosylglycohydrolase family protein: MTADSSPEGRLDRALASLRGLAVGDALGSQFFVPANYPLLKRRELPSGPWQWTDDTEMACSVVAVLATHHRIDQDALARSFAEHHDFDRGYGPAVNRLLRLIREGGDWRELSAALFNGQGSWGNGAAMRIAPLGAWYADDPEQATHQAEISAYPTHQHREAVVGAMAVAAAAALAAAPGGPPSPESLLDDVVALVPKSAVGAGLRRARDMLDYADAATVAAVLGCGRRTTAHDTVPFALWSAARALGDYEQAFWTTAQVGGDVDTTCAIVGGVIGSGKAGSVPAEWVERVEALPTWMPTSA, from the coding sequence ATGACCGCTGACTCCTCTCCCGAAGGGCGCCTGGACCGCGCCCTCGCCAGCCTGCGCGGGCTCGCGGTGGGGGACGCACTGGGCTCGCAGTTCTTCGTGCCGGCGAACTATCCGCTGCTGAAGCGTCGCGAGCTGCCGTCCGGCCCCTGGCAGTGGACGGACGACACGGAGATGGCCTGCTCCGTGGTCGCAGTCCTGGCCACCCATCACCGCATCGACCAGGACGCTCTGGCTCGCTCATTCGCCGAGCACCACGACTTCGACCGGGGCTACGGCCCTGCGGTCAACCGGTTGCTGCGCCTGATCCGGGAAGGCGGGGACTGGCGCGAGCTCTCGGCCGCCCTCTTCAACGGGCAAGGCTCCTGGGGCAACGGCGCCGCGATGCGGATCGCGCCCCTGGGTGCCTGGTACGCGGACGACCCCGAGCAGGCGACCCACCAGGCCGAGATCTCGGCCTACCCCACCCATCAGCACCGCGAGGCCGTCGTCGGCGCCATGGCCGTCGCCGCGGCTGCCGCGCTGGCCGCCGCCCCCGGTGGCCCGCCGAGCCCTGAATCACTTCTCGACGATGTCGTCGCTCTCGTCCCGAAGAGTGCGGTGGGCGCGGGCCTGCGGCGCGCCAGGGACATGCTCGACTACGCTGACGCGGCCACTGTCGCGGCCGTTCTGGGCTGCGGGCGCCGTACGACCGCCCACGACACGGTGCCCTTCGCGCTCTGGTCGGCCGCGCGGGCTCTCGGTGACTACGAGCAGGCCTTCTGGACGACCGCGCAGGTCGGCGGTGACGTGGACACCACATGCGCCATCGTGGGCGGCGTGATCGGCTCCGGGAAGGCCGGGTCGGTGCCGGCCGAGTGGGTGGAGCGTGTCGAGGCACTCCCGACGTGGATGCCGACCTCGGCGTAG
- a CDS encoding GNAT family N-acetyltransferase has protein sequence MPPTDASAHAGTAPVTDIGTAASPSARDCRIDPAAGSDADSEDTLDLHLPDELIGLVADGTAADGERSPGTARTAVPPSLLLGGDDLLDRVADWGPVSTPAGALHLVSVRIERDLPIISRWMNDPAVAAFWGLAGPQNAIEEHLRSQLSGDGRSVPCLGMLDGTPMSYWEIYRADLDPLARYYAARPHDTGVHLLMGAVGDRGRGLGGTLLRAVADLVLDKRPVCARIVAEPDIRNTPSVAAFLSAGFRFSAEIDLPAKRAALMVRDRSLRHLL, from the coding sequence GTGCCTCCCACCGACGCGAGTGCCCACGCCGGTACCGCCCCCGTCACCGATATCGGCACCGCCGCGAGCCCGAGTGCGCGCGATTGCCGTATCGACCCGGCGGCCGGCTCGGACGCAGACAGTGAGGACACGCTTGACCTGCACCTCCCCGATGAGCTCATCGGGCTCGTCGCGGACGGCACCGCAGCCGATGGGGAACGGAGCCCGGGCACCGCAAGGACGGCAGTACCTCCCTCACTCCTCCTGGGCGGCGACGATCTACTCGACCGTGTTGCCGACTGGGGGCCCGTCAGTACACCTGCAGGAGCCCTTCACCTAGTCTCGGTGCGGATCGAACGAGACCTTCCGATCATCAGCCGGTGGATGAACGACCCCGCTGTCGCAGCGTTCTGGGGGCTCGCCGGACCCCAGAACGCGATTGAAGAGCATCTGCGGTCCCAGCTTTCCGGGGACGGACGCAGCGTGCCCTGTCTGGGCATGCTGGACGGCACGCCGATGAGCTACTGGGAGATCTACCGAGCCGACCTCGACCCGCTGGCCAGGTACTACGCGGCTCGGCCCCATGACACCGGAGTCCATCTCCTCATGGGTGCCGTCGGCGATCGCGGCCGAGGACTCGGAGGGACCCTGCTCCGAGCCGTCGCCGACCTCGTGCTCGACAAGCGGCCCGTCTGCGCTCGCATCGTTGCCGAACCCGACATTCGCAACACCCCTTCCGTCGCCGCTTTCCTGAGCGCCGGTTTCCGCTTCTCCGCCGAGATCGACCTGCCCGCCAAGAGGGCCGCCCTCATGGTGAGAGACCGGAGCCTGCGCCATCTGCTGTGA
- a CDS encoding ATP-dependent DNA helicase codes for MTKPSLPELLHAAVTAVGGTERPGQVTMAESVAEAIDGGSHLLVQAGTGTGKSLGYLVPALAHGERVVVATATLALQRQLVERDLPRTVEAMHPLLRRRPEFAMLKGRSNYLCLHRLHEGVPQDEEEGLFDQFEAAAPTSKLGQDLLRLRDWADETETGDRDNLTPGVSDRAWAQVSVSSRECLGASKCAYGAECFAEMARERAKLSEVVVTNHALLAIDAIEGAPVLPQHEVLIVDEAHELVSRVTGVATGELTPGQVNRAVRRAAKLVNEKAADQLQTAAEGFERLMELALPGRLEEIPEDLAYALMALRDACRTVISGIGATRDKSVQDEDAVRKQALASVETVHDVAERITNGSEWDVVWYERHDRFGASLRVAPMSVSGLLREKLFADRSVVLTSATLKLGGDFNGVGASLGLAPEGTEGDDLPQWKGVDVGSPFEYRKQGILYVAKHLSRPARDGDRADMLDELTELIQAAGGRTLGLFSSMRAAQLAAEELRSRIPEFPILLQGEETLGELIKNFAADPKTCLFGTLSLWQGVDVPGPSCQLVVMDKIPFPRPDDPLMSARQKAVEDAGGNGFMAVAATHAALLMAQGAGRLVRASGDRGVVAVLDQRLATARYGSYLKASLPDFWYTTDRNQVRKSLAAIDAAAQKAEAEAEQPQ; via the coding sequence ATGACAAAGCCCTCACTCCCCGAACTCCTGCATGCTGCCGTCACTGCCGTCGGCGGTACGGAGCGCCCTGGCCAGGTGACCATGGCCGAATCCGTCGCGGAGGCGATCGACGGCGGCTCCCATCTGCTGGTCCAGGCCGGCACCGGCACCGGAAAGTCGCTGGGCTACCTCGTGCCCGCGCTCGCGCACGGGGAGCGCGTCGTCGTCGCGACGGCCACCCTGGCCCTGCAGCGCCAGCTCGTGGAGCGGGACCTGCCGCGCACCGTCGAGGCCATGCACCCCCTGCTGCGCCGTCGGCCCGAGTTCGCGATGCTCAAGGGCAGGTCGAACTACCTGTGCCTGCACCGCCTGCATGAGGGTGTCCCGCAGGACGAGGAGGAGGGCCTCTTCGACCAGTTCGAGGCGGCCGCGCCCACCAGCAAGTTGGGGCAGGACCTGCTGCGGCTGCGTGACTGGGCGGACGAGACGGAGACGGGCGATCGCGACAACCTGACTCCCGGCGTGTCCGACCGGGCCTGGGCGCAGGTGTCGGTGTCGTCCCGGGAATGCCTGGGCGCATCGAAGTGCGCGTACGGCGCCGAATGCTTCGCCGAGATGGCCCGTGAGCGCGCCAAGCTCTCTGAGGTCGTCGTCACCAACCACGCGCTGCTCGCGATCGATGCCATCGAAGGCGCTCCGGTCCTCCCACAGCACGAGGTCCTGATCGTCGACGAGGCGCACGAACTGGTCTCCAGGGTCACCGGTGTCGCCACCGGTGAACTCACTCCCGGCCAGGTCAACCGCGCGGTGCGCCGCGCCGCGAAACTTGTCAACGAGAAGGCCGCCGACCAGCTCCAGACCGCCGCCGAGGGCTTCGAACGGCTGATGGAGCTGGCCCTGCCGGGACGCCTGGAGGAGATTCCCGAGGACCTCGCCTACGCGCTCATGGCGCTGCGTGACGCCTGCCGCACCGTCATCTCAGGGATCGGCGCCACCCGCGACAAGTCCGTGCAGGACGAGGACGCGGTCCGCAAACAGGCGCTGGCCTCGGTCGAGACCGTGCACGACGTGGCGGAGCGGATCACCAATGGCTCCGAGTGGGATGTCGTCTGGTACGAGCGTCACGACCGCTTCGGAGCGTCCCTGCGGGTGGCCCCGATGTCCGTGTCGGGTCTCCTGAGGGAGAAGCTCTTCGCTGACCGTTCAGTAGTCCTGACCTCCGCGACCTTGAAGCTGGGCGGCGACTTCAACGGCGTCGGTGCATCCCTTGGCCTCGCCCCCGAGGGCACGGAGGGGGACGACCTCCCGCAGTGGAAGGGGGTGGATGTGGGCTCGCCCTTCGAATACCGCAAGCAGGGCATCCTGTATGTCGCCAAGCACCTCTCACGCCCCGCGCGTGACGGCGACCGTGCGGACATGCTCGACGAGCTGACCGAACTGATCCAGGCGGCGGGCGGCCGCACGCTCGGCCTGTTCTCCTCGATGCGGGCCGCCCAACTGGCCGCCGAGGAACTTCGCTCCCGCATCCCCGAGTTCCCGATTCTCCTTCAGGGCGAGGAAACGCTTGGCGAGCTGATCAAGAACTTCGCGGCCGACCCGAAGACCTGCCTCTTCGGCACGCTGTCCCTGTGGCAGGGCGTCGACGTACCCGGCCCCAGCTGTCAGCTGGTCGTCATGGACAAGATCCCCTTCCCGCGCCCGGACGACCCCTTGATGAGCGCCCGCCAGAAGGCGGTGGAGGACGCCGGCGGCAACGGCTTCATGGCGGTCGCCGCCACGCACGCCGCGCTGCTCATGGCCCAGGGCGCCGGCCGCCTCGTACGGGCATCCGGGGACCGCGGCGTGGTCGCCGTACTGGACCAGAGGCTGGCCACTGCCCGGTACGGAAGCTATCTGAAGGCGTCACTGCCTGACTTCTGGTACACAACGGACCGTAATCAGGTCCGGAAATCCCTGGCCGCGATCGATGCGGCAGCGCAGAAGGCGGAGGCGGAGGCGGAACAGCCCCAGTAA
- a CDS encoding YdbC family protein, translating into MLVKWIRCTVVDRRGFERGQRKWAGLLGEPGFRGQGGGWSRGRQGVVHIFSFWESRSFYDSFMARSHDRLAAAQSGTYKDIQVKLFDYRFDVKTGFEPRFTDADLVRVAHCRVHEDRAEHFTLMQEKVWNPAMAGSPGMIRGLFGEAPGHEFLVLSMWRSAAEHGKYRTERVERLALRAQTEADVAALTGDIVELESTWTV; encoded by the coding sequence GTGCTGGTCAAGTGGATTCGCTGCACCGTGGTGGACCGCCGCGGTTTCGAGCGGGGGCAGCGAAAATGGGCGGGGCTTCTGGGGGAGCCGGGGTTTCGGGGGCAGGGTGGTGGCTGGAGTCGGGGGCGGCAGGGGGTCGTGCACATCTTCTCGTTCTGGGAGAGCCGATCTTTCTACGACTCCTTCATGGCCCGCTCCCACGACAGGCTGGCGGCGGCCCAGTCGGGCACCTACAAGGACATACAGGTCAAACTCTTCGACTACCGCTTCGACGTGAAGACCGGGTTCGAGCCGCGCTTCACCGACGCGGACCTCGTCCGAGTGGCTCACTGCCGTGTCCACGAGGACCGTGCAGAGCACTTCACGCTCATGCAGGAGAAGGTCTGGAACCCTGCGATGGCCGGCTCCCCGGGCATGATCCGCGGCCTCTTCGGCGAGGCGCCGGGCCATGAGTTCCTGGTGCTGTCGATGTGGCGGTCGGCCGCGGAGCACGGCAAGTACCGCACCGAGCGCGTGGAGCGACTGGCGTTGCGAGCCCAGACGGAGGCGGACGTCGCGGCGCTCACAGGCGACATCGTGGAACTCGAATCGACCTGGACAGTTTGA